The Callospermophilus lateralis isolate mCalLat2 chromosome 3, mCalLat2.hap1, whole genome shotgun sequence genome has a segment encoding these proteins:
- the LOC143394328 gene encoding LOW QUALITY PROTEIN: SWI/SNF-related matrix-associated actin-dependent regulator of chromatin subfamily D member 1 (The sequence of the model RefSeq protein was modified relative to this genomic sequence to represent the inferred CDS: inserted 2 bases in 2 codons; substituted 4 bases at 4 genomic stop codons), with translation MATQAGFQSVAPSSGARASEGVGAAAALGQGGTSGPPXRMGPALGQGLYHSRMPRAAXPRPDMLPGSRIIPQGLSMEPPGYQGNSSVQPGLAHSGMDQSHKRPAPQQIXQVQQQVVQNRNHNAKKKKIADXILHQRIPELVSESQAYMDLLAFERKLDQTIMRKRLDIQEALKHPIKSALSKYDATKQKRKFSSFFKSLVIELDKDLYGPDSHLVEWHRTATTXETDGFQVKXSGDVNGWCNVLLMLDYRPPQFELDPCLAQLLGIHTQTHPVIIQALWQYIKTHKLQDPHEREFVICDKYLQQIFESQHMEFSEIPQRLHALLMPPEPIIINDVISIDPNDQKKTAYYDIDVEVDDTLKTQMNPFLLSTASQQEIATLDNKIHETIETINQLKTQQESMLSFARYPQGFINDWLQSQCWDLKTMTDMVGNPEEEQRAEFYFQPWAQEAVCRYFYSKVQQRQQELEQALGIQTT, from the exons ATGGCGACCCAGGCGGGTTTCCagtctgtggctcccagcagtggTGCCAGAGCCTCCGAAGGGGTGGGTGCAGCGGCTGCTCTGGGCCAAGGTGGAACTTCTGGACCTC TGCGAATGGGCCCGGCTCTGGGTCAAGGGCTATACCACTCCCGGATGCCCAGAGCAG TTCCGAGACCAGATATGCTGCCAGGCAGCCGAATTATACCTCAGGGACTTTCCATGGAACCTCCTGGCTATCAGGGAAACTCTTCTGTCCAACCTGGCCTGGCCCACTCAGGGATGGACCAGTCCCACAAGAGACCTGCACCTCAGCAGATCTAGCAGGTCCAACAGCAGGTGGTCCAAAATCGGAACcacaatgcaaagaaaaaaaagatagctGACTAAATTCTACATCAAAGGATTCCTGAACTGGTATCAGAATCCCAAGCCTATATGGATCTTTTGGCTTTTGAAAGGAAACTGGATCAGACTATCATGAGGAAACGGCTAGATATCCAGGAGGCCTTGAAACATCCCATCAAGTCAGCCTTGTCCAAATATGATGccacaaaacaaaagaggaaattttcttccttttttaagtCCTTAGTGATTGAATTGGACAAAGATTTGTATGGGCCAGACAGCCATCTGGTAGAATGGCACAGGACCGCCACTACCTAGGAGACGGATGGCTTCCAGGTGAAGTGATCAGGAGATGTGAATGGATGGTGTAATGTCCTACTGATGCTGGATTATCGGCCTCCCCAGTTTGAATTAGACCCTTGTTTGGCTCAGCTCCTTGGCATTCACACCCAGACTCATCCAGTGATCATTCAAGCATTGTGGCAATACATTAAGACACATAAGCTCCAAGATCCTCACGAGCGGGAGTTTGTCATCTGTGACAAGTACCTCCAGCAGATCTTTGAGTCTCAGCATATGGAGTTTTCAGAGATCCCTCAAAGGCTGCATGCCTTGCTTATGCCACCAGAACCCATTATCATTAATGACGTCATCAGTATTGATCCAAACGATCAGAAAAAGACAGCTTATTATGACATTGATGTGGAAGTGGATGATACCTTAAAGACTCAGATGAATCCTTTCCTGCTGTCCACTGCCAGTCAACAGGAgattgctactctagacaacaaaATTCACGAAACAATAGAAACTATTAACCAGCTGAAGACTCAGCAGGAGTCCATGCTGAGCTTTGCCAGATATCCTCAGGGTTTCATCAATGATTGGCTTCAGTCCCAGTGCTGGGACCTCAAGACCATGACTGATATGGTGGGTAACCCAGAGGAGGAGCAACGAGCTGAGTTCTATTTCCAGCCTTGGGCTCAGGAGGCTGTGTGCCGATACTTTTACTCCAAGGTGCAGCAGAGACAACAAGAATTAGAGCAAGCCCTGGGAATCCAAACTACATAG